Part of the Plasmodium malariae genome assembly, contig: PmUG01_00_16, whole genome shotgun sequence genome is shown below.
taattcctagggaaacttaaaaatagtaattattCAAGAAACACCTAGAACAATAGCATATacctatattttatacattgtacattctatataaatttaatattttttaataattaaaaataatgagaaaaaagTTGTTTAATCACTCTATTACGTAATTAAAGTATACgttgtgaatatatatgaatgaattGAAATCCTGTAATTTTACTTAtcgttaatttttataaataatatcaatAATGTAGTTTTAAAGAATCTTTTTTtaggtattttttttttaataagtagcaaaattttctatacattttaattttttaagaaaaaatattaataaaaataaaagaggtatatttttattgttaaaagTGCCTAAAGTgatgttcattttttctttattatatatattacaatattagAGTCTATAACATGAAACAAAGTATTGAGTTCGcatgttttataaaaatttttatgtttatcattttaatttGGACATGTCATTTTTACAGTAACATGGTACCATAAACGTTTTTTGAGggaatttgttttattcatatttaaattgtttatttttataaattattttttttgaatggGAATATTTATCCacttatatatgaaatattcacatttttttttttagagtatgtttaacaaaattttggATGAAAAGCATGGCTCTgataaaaaactatataaaCGAATTTATCGATTATTAGGAAAATGTGAAAATACTATTTTTGCAAATGTTGGAGATTTAGAATTAAATATAccatataatacaaaaaggaagaatgaagaaatatttacagttgataatgaaaaatttcagaaagaaaaaaaagaaaaattagataGAAGCTtattatataaggaaaaattgattaaaaaacttatgaaaaataaatataccatGTTGCATAGATCATATATccattatgaaaaaaaaattatgaatggACTTAATGATAaagctttttttaaaaaaatgatgttaattaatgataaggattacaaaaaattaaagcgTAAAAATTACGGATTGCGACTCtgtttacttttattattgttcttGTTGATATCTGTGATACCTATAGTAGATTTATCCATTGGAAATTTATTGTTGCAATTATTTAGTTTATTAGAAAATGGTACAACATCTGGTAGTTTGAGGCCCACACCTGAGAGTGCAGATGCCTCGGGAACATCGTGGCtatcttatttttctcaAAATCCTTCTGTAGCATACAAAGCCCGAAGTATTCTAATATACTGTGTACCTATTTTAATATTGAGTATTATACTTATACtaggaattttttatttacataaaaaatttataaaacataaaaaagttaagttCTTGGAAGCGTTTCATGAATGGTAagatatatgtttatttcgataaagaaaatttaatgttatgtactacatataatatgtttaatgaaatattaaacatagttataatttcttatattttatatgtgaaattacatatacatagtcatatttatatgtaaacataaaataatatatttttattttttttgtgaatttgaatttttgaaaattttttaatttgcaatttaatatattcttcattCGAATTAATTATTGTGGcttaagatatatatatatatttctgtttATATGCGAATttcaacaaaaaatatatatttgtaagtTAAAATCAATATATAACAGAAtagataatattatattttgaattcaTTAGTTAATCTAggatttaattataaatactaCTGCTTTATGATTATTTATCATCCCCCagtgtaaaattattatatttttagatttttaagaaaaggaattattattttaaaaataataattaatgttactgattttttatataaggaaaCTAAGTGATTATATTAtggtatttatatatatatatttttttaattttaaaatagcattttaaatttcatatatttgtatttgttcttatattttcttaatttattcgatcaaaaaacaatatgtttttttagaaaaaaaaaaaaaataaagtaaaatttagGATACTcaaagtaatatttttcgaacataataattttataattgtcACTACATGATTTATAGCACATATTTAGcagaattaaaagaaaaaatcattttttttgccatatgtaatattaaaaaaaaaaaattttatttatttgtatttaataattaatctGTATCTGCAAAATTATTGTTCTGACAAATCATGCTTGtgaataaacaaacaaaaagtaatatattatatctgacattttaattacatactttactaaataatacaatatggCAAATCATATTGTTACActtccttatttttaatttacacaTAAAAACCTGTATGCTATATTAGTaggtaaatttatattaactgatgtatttttatattaaagtaattatatgaaaaattcatataattattttactgtgtttttttttttttttttttctaatgtattattattacatcaaatatattaatgtagaTAAAAAGTGAAAGAATTAATGggattaatttaaaaaaattccatttctaaataatgaaaaaaattaaatttaataaaggtttaaattttttaaaactatgacacaaaaacaaaaaataagattttattaacattataagtatatatattttgtcatAGAttgaatatatgttataaattgaacattctaaatatattttaaaccaTAACCATATACACCTATACATGTGAACACTAAAAAAtgtgttatattttacaaaagaaaaaaggttTTACTAGTTATTAAATTCTTCattaattattacaaatattgtataataataataattaatattcaacaaaataattaatacgTTTTTTCAAAGTGCAATATCTTAGAAATTAATATTGATAATAGGAAAACATCATTAAATCTAGAAATTACTAtcctaatatataaattatttccacatatctatattctatacatttaatattgtaaattaaatgagtatttagttatataatatatgatatttttttttttactttgaGAGTTtctataaaaagaatttaactACTCAACTATATTAAACAATTAACTTGTAcactttgaatatttatgaaagaattaatattataatattttatttaaagtcatttttttattcataacgtaaatattaaaaattttaaatatatttttaaaggtatttttttttggtccGTATTGTAACATGCATTTTagctatatgtatataattatctttctatgaagaaataataaaaaaaaattgaaaaaatatatgtatttcaatttattattgaatgtataatactttattatatatatattctttctgaatatattacaattttgAAAACTTATAAGATGGacaaaaaattcatattcgtatttattaaaatatcagGGTTTACACTTTTACCTTGGATATGTCACTTTTGTAATGGCATGGTATGATGGTATTATTGGAAgaaatttgtattatttatattttattttttattttaattaattttttttttactatgagaatatttttccatttaaataagaaatatataaatttttctttatttttagagctctttatatataaatttggaTGAAATATGCAATCTTTGTAGAAAGACAAATACAAGAAATTATCGattattaacaatatatgAAAAGGATAAAGATTCATGTAttctaaattttaaagaagaaTTGCCAAATGATGaagtgaagaaaaaaaaaaaatatataataatgaaaaaggaacATACGAAAAGCACAAATCATCACATAGaagttcattatatattgagGAATACGGtaaaaataatgagaaaaataaatccgATATAACTGAAACAAAGAAATATCTCgcttttgaaaaaaaaatatttaaagaacttGATTATAAAGATTACCTTAAAAACATCAAGGAAATTGAAGATAAGGAATATAAGAAAGTATCACGTAAAAAACGCAGAAAAcgaattattttacttttgttatttttcttgGTATTGATGATACCTTTAATAGATTTTTCATTAGAAAAACTTTTAACAGGTGGATTGTTAGGTTCATTAggattattatacataaaaagaaataatggTGTGGATTCAGTAGAGGGCTTTTTGAGTACCTTGTTTGATATAGAAAATTGGAgtaattcaaataaaatatgtgcaggaactattttcttttactgtgtaccttttcttatatttgttatcatattttatattaggAATGGTTTActaccataaaaaagttataaaatatgaaaatatgaagttcaaaaataaaataataaaaagtaataagtGTTTTTTTCTAATGATGAATTTAAGGAATAGTAGTATCTTCGTTCATACACTTTGCAGccataaaaagaattatttatgtttatatatacggCTAAAGATATTGATGTTTTTATCGGAAACAGTAAAAAAGTGTGCAGCTATTTCTTTTgttaatttgaatttttgacgatttaaaaatttttaaatttttattttaaggaTGACAATATCTTTcctaaatattttatctccatatatacatttttttgttaatgtagattttataaataatacatatatatatatatatacgtgataaaatttatttattatataataattcgCATAATTTTAgtgtagtttttttttttcatttgactaatatttttttttttttttatcaatgaAGTCTAAAATGATTATTCTTTTAGgttatttaagaaaatgtgtaattattgttaacaataaatatgtctttttttttattctgtgtacgtttattaataatttttattacagtgatacataaatatatttgtttgcTTACAAACAAAAGaatcttaatatttataccataaaatatgttttatactaaatatattataaaaagtactAAATGTAAGTATGTTTTTAAtagaattaattttatatatatatgaatgtaaaattataaatatataatgaaatgatgtacttttttataaatggaTTACTTATAAATACTTAGAGAAATGAGAATTTTAAATCGCTAAAATTAAAGGAAATTTTTAAACCAACTGttatcttatttttgtatCTAATTGTAGTGTTTCTTCAAAAATTCACAcattacttaaatatatattatattgaaaattataattaaataatctatatattttatatatcattaaaggTTTATACTAATggacataaataaataaagcattaatatatattaagttgGATTTCTTTCctaatatcatatattttggaTTAAATAATGGTATGTTTATATagcatttaataatataatatatgctaTTACTTATGTATTTTGCtaataattacattatatataatagataaTTTAATTCATGGGATCTGACACAATTATCGAAATGAAGACAgtataagaattattttatcaataatatatattatctattttgtttttatgtataattttatttatgttttttttaatataatttttggttgtattaattaataaacttATAATAAGAGTATGGGGgcttatattttactaactactaaacatacatattagataatacatattaaaagaaatatttaaatccTATTATGAATTCatctattattaaaatgttttattatactattaatttttatgaatatactaaatttttatatttcctaataatatatattcaatatacTAGCTaattagtaaatatattggtatatttttcttaggttaattttaattttgtttaatttatgAAGTATTGAATTCTAAACTTTACAttatggaatatatatatatttttaatgtaacACTAGCATGTggattaaatatttaactaaatatatataaattcctATTGTTGGCAACATATTCCATGTAAAGCATTGAAAAGTAAAGTATGTTATATTAAGgatattctaaaaaataaaaaattaataaattttatgttttatgtttgtatataatatatctatatatattattttatttacaggAAGCTAGAAACTATAATATACATGCCTTATAATTCCGATTAAGttgtgtaaaaatatatattagatatataatGAGAAATTCAGTATTGTcgaatatataacaaaatataatagaaaaaatttttttttatacaagaTTAggacaaatataaaaatgttatatatttattaaaatgttttacatttttaacttgtaatgttattttattcgtttatctttttaattaacCAAAAACATATGatcataattatatgaacatGTTTATTGAATTATCTAGTAGAAATTTAACCATAAATATTgtgtttaattattttatacatatagatatatacatggaaaagatttatataaatgcataatatatataagaatgtGGAAGGAATTTATTTATGAGGTAAATAATTTCCTTTAATAAACTACCcttaattcattaatataatttttaaatgaaacaATTTTTCGCATTATGATAATGTATTCTATTGAATATGTGctacttatttatatttctaatataaatttataattcattaaaCCGCATTTACtgtatatgcatttattcctttatatCTATGATATGTAACTCTTAAAATACTTAAGTTATATAAGTTTGTACccgtaatatataaaagaaaaataacgAGAAATTAACTTTTACGACgagaaatataaattgaGAAAAATAGTTTTATATCATAAGTATTTTGCTTagattttaataaaacataaaaatgaaatatacattagtattttgttaatatataatttctgtatcatttaaaatatttcattagatttagaaaaaaaaaatataaatattttttcttttttttttaacattatgTTTCAGTATTAATCTATTTCATAccacataaataatattatatttcaacacctttaaatataattattattttaactcttatctaaaaatatattataacaatttCGTTTTCAAGGATATCTCAACATACGCAAATAaactaaatataaacaaaaagtttagatattaaaaatggattttttttgcttttagTATATTAcgttacaaaaaaaattattatcagcaataatttattacatatgaTAGAGAAATATCAAATTTTttgcaaatatattaaattggAGGATTTTCTAAATGTATTGtcttgttaataaaataaattatactttagtatatgaaatatatgttattattactaaaaattatcttctatttttaaaaacaaatcaATATTATTAGAATTAAATATCAAAAGacgaaaatattattgtaattttaCTCAAGTCCTTAGTTccaatttaaaaagaatgttttttatagtaaataTTAGTATGATGAGCATTATTTATTGAAAcgtaacatatttaaaataataaataaaaacaaatgaacGTTATAAAgcaattatacatatattagatattttaaatttaatatgaatACTAATTatcaaaagaataattttataaatgtacaaaatGTGCATTCCCGTatgataaaacaaaaataatatataaaaagaaaaaaaattgaagattAACTctgagaaaaaatattacaaacaaaataactaaaatattttattagaattatgtttatgtttattaaagcatagttatattattatgtatgaTTACActaattacattaaaaatacacTGAATcagtaaaattattaaatcttcattttaaagaaaatataaaacttaataaataaatataataaatgaaaattaacaaataaataacctttaaaaaattatttaattttttaattttttttgatttctggcaaaataatatattaattattctatatttttgcttattgaagatacataaaaaaatgataaatttatgcatatatatattatgaaagaaataaataataatcaaaaaaaaaaaaagaaaaaaaagtaacgTTATATTtccaaattaaaataatgcatattatatgtatcaaTGAagtaagaagaaaaaaaaataaataaacaaataataatataaatatttcattttgctTATGCTTAATTCACAATGAAATTactttcaatatatatattaatcgaagtaaattcctttttttcacgttttaatatttattttacgaGATAATTTCCTAATGCTGatattacaataatttttacgaataaatgtttaaattACTGCAATTCAAAGGCGTAATAGcatattcataataaaatatttttttattacattcttAATTTATTGATGTAATAAGTTATGCTTTAGtctatttattattagagagaagaaaattataagaaatattggagaacacatataaatttttccatataattTGTTACTTATAGATATAGTTTTAGTAACtatgataaattaaatagatactgtaaatatatgttgcAAATTTAGAACATAATATTCAgattattttaagaaatttttagttaaacttgaaataaaattttcattgtacacacaataaaaaaatgtttttatattgttttccATTACATTGAGTATTACTGAGTTTATCTTAAAATGCTTTACTAAAAATAACTCtcgttttattaatatatatatatatatagtcgAATTACAGAATGTAAACTTTGGGAACTGGaatatagaattaaaaataaaaacttgacttatattttaaaatagctATTAAAGGAATGGAACAATCTGTAGTCAACTAAAACATgctacttaaaaaaatatcatataacagttataataataatataagaaatattattatcatatgaaaatcatttattatatatttttcactggcacttttttgttatattcttctttatttatatatttttaattatagtaataagTGTTTGGTTAATGATTATAATGCAT
Proteins encoded:
- the PmUG01_00035700 gene encoding Plasmodium exported protein, unknown function encodes the protein MKQSIEFACFIKIFMFIILIWTCHFYSNMSMFNKILDEKHGSDKKLYKRIYRLLGKCENTIFANVGDLELNIPYNTKRKNEEIFTVDNEKFQKEKKEKLDRSLLYKEKLIKKLMKNKYTMLHRSYIHYEKKIMNGLNDKAFFKKMMLINDKDYKKLKRKNYGLRLCLLLLLFLLISVIPIVDLSIGNLLLQLFSLLENGTTSGSLRPTPESADASGTSWLSYFSQNPSVAYKARSILIYCVPILILSIILILGIFYLHKKFIKHKKVKFLEAFHEW